The genome window tttatttttaaaatgttgaaacttaatttcgcaataaatgggtatgtatttaaatgcatttgctgagtctaatttggatttttatttatttatttatttattttactcaaCCTCTCATGCGATTTAACAGACATTAGCTAATTGACTAACACGAGTGATGTGCAGTTTGTTAACAGTTTGTCATGGCAGAGTCAGGGAAGCGTACAGCTAAACGTAAATACAAAGATGAGTCAAGTAAAAGGAGGTAGGCTGTTTTAAATCCATGAAAGCTATTGCATTATATAATTAGGTGTATAAGTTATTGTGACAAATATACTGTTGTTTGCGCATCTGTTGTGTGGCTCTTTGCAgtgataaaggtttttttttgtcTCATCATGCCTAACAGGTTCGCCACCCCTGATTTAGATCAATCACAGAATGAATCGATACTTTCATTAAATcaattatttcaataatttgtttcaaaaagtgaaacttgtatgttatattagttcactacacacaaagtgaaatatttcaagcctttgttTCAATTTAAAGCTTTTCAATTTGTTTCaatggattaaagataaaaaaaaaacaaatccagtatttcacaaaattagaatatcatgacaaagttcaacattgtaggctccctgtgtcccaatctagtcagctaattaacgcaaaacacctgaaaaggtttcctcagcctttaaattgtctcagtctggcttagtaggaTTCAGAATCaaggggaagactgctgacttgacgcttgtgcagaagaccatcattcacaccctccataaggaggaaaatctcaaaaggcaattgcaaaagaagctggatgctcacagagcgcagtatggaagtatattaacagagtgcgaagaggaagggaaaaatgtggtGCACAAGTGgcagggatgaccgtagccttgagaggattgtcaagcaagggagtttcagaaatctgggggagcttcataaggagtggactgaggctggagaaccaccacatacagacgtctgcatgacagcggctacagctggagaattcactcctgaaccaaaaacaacatcaGAAACATCTGTGCTGGGCtgaggagaaaaagtactggtctgttgcccagtggtcccaactcctgttttcagatgaaagcaaattttgcatttgatttggaaatcaaggtcccagagtctggaggaagaccagagaggcacaaaagtcaagctgcttaaagtccagtgtttagtttccacagtcagtgatggtttggggagcatgtcGTCTGCTgctgggtccattgtcttttatcaagtccacagtcaacgcagctgtctaccaggacattttagagcatttcatgcttcctgctgccgacaagctttttggagatgatactttccagcaggatttggcacctgcccacaaactaccagtacctggtttaatagccatggaataactggaCTTGATTGGCTGGCAAActggcctgacttaaaccccattgaaaatctatggagtattgtcaaaaggaagatgagggaacagagacctcgaaatgcagacgagctgaaggccaatatcaaagcaacttgggctccataacacctcaactgtgtcaaaggctgatcgccaccttgatgctggaattagtactgaggacataattcagtacattaacacactttcaGAAGGCCAgtatgtgtttaagatccttttttattggtcacatgaaatattctaatttggtAAAATACTGGATTtggtctttaatccataatcatccaaattgaaacaaataaagtcttgaaatatttcactttgtgtgtagtgaactaatataacatacaagtttcactatttgaaacaaattattgaaataaatggactttccctcgatattctaattttttagCACATACCTGTATTTCAatgtttcatcaaaacatttgcctGACTAAACAACAGCTGAACATTTACAGAAAACACACAGCAGCTCCAAATGAACAAACATTGTAAAGAACTGAAGCACATCAGAGTAAACCAGCAGTTTGAGTTCGGCTCACAGTGACACTCGTTTCCGTTGTAGTACACATGTCATTATACACATTTGAGTTCTCATAAACCATATATACCAGAACACACACTAGAGTCAGGTGTAAATGAGAGCATTTACATTCAACATACACACATAGTTCATCTGAAAGCCTCTCCTGGATCTCAAATGTTAATCTTGAAGAAATACACCACAAAGATCTGTTAAAACACAAAAGTCTGCGATCACAAGATCTCCATCTGAACTCAAAACTGATCTGAGCTGCTTTATATCTCTGAGCTCTTACTGAGTCACAAGTACAGACTCAATTGGCTCTGATTTGATTCAGCAGAACCATCCGAGACAAAGCTGATCCTGCCATGAAACATAAATGAGAGCTCAACAAAGCAACAGTGCGTTCCTCTGGGTTTGGACCATTTTACATGCACATCTGCAATAATGAACTCATAAATCTGGCATATTTCTCTTTCCATTAACAAATGAATGCACATTTCTATCACCATGCTCTGTGGTGGTGAACATCAGCACTGCTGCCAGGCTTTTCTCATCGTGTTTCTGATGGAGAGGCGGTGAATCACATCTTTCTCTCCTCTAACTGCTGTAATCGTCCGTCTGTATTTCACTCTTCTCTGGAAGGCCGTGAGAAGCCAATAATGGAGTTGAAAAAGCAGTGAGAATGCAAAAACCGTATCACGTGAATGACAGATCACTGCAGCTCCGGTGGATTGATCAATCATGTCTGATCAGGTTTACAGCACTGCTTATGAGATGAAGATGATGGAGGATCTCTGAATCAGTCAAATATACAGTTTGCATTATCTGATGAACGGATACTATAGATATAATGTATTTCTCTCAGACTTGAATCAGGTGCGTCTGCAGTCATGCATTGATCTCCTCTAGAAATGAACCTCTAAAACCCTCATCAAAAACATGAATATTACTCCTGATGTCAAATCAACTGTATCAGCACATAAACACAACACTGCTGAAATGAAACGAAGGCCGTGTGTGACGCTGATGAGCGAATTCATGTCATCAATTGAGCATCAAAGCGCAGAGATTAAATAAAGGCCGGGATCGATCCTCACCGTTTGGTCGCAGTCCTGCTCGCGCTCTCCGCTCCGTCGCTCCAGTTCATCATCAAACCCCGGCCCGTTTCCGATCATTCCTCCATCGTTCAGCGTGTCGTTATTCCTCGCAGACAGAACCGACGACAACGCTGTAGATCGTTCTGTGCGCGTGCATGAGGACAGCTGCTGCGCGCGCTCGCTAGGTTCGGTTCGACTGTCCTACATTCACAGGTCCGTGTGAAGCTGCTTCTGGACTCTTTCAggttacatttgacctacatcagCCGAACCCCATCAGAACATCGGCTGTAATGCGCATGCGTCCCTCTGCTCTGATCAATGTGATCGCGAGAGCTCTTCGGGGCTTTAATTAAGAGGACAATAGAAATCTCATTTACATTTACTGACGTTTAAAATACGGTTTATTAACGTTTATGTTAATGCATgtgaatttaatttattaaatataatgaaGTATCTCAATGACATGCTTATTTATAGGTGTCATTGTGCGAATCCCTGAATGTCATGTAATGATTCTGGAAATAGTCTATTCTGTGTGTTGTGTGTATGATGACAGTGTGTTGCCACACAACTGAATCTCTTCATTTCACTCTGTTTTATTTCTACTTACTTGAATTACAATTCTACATCCTGTTTGCCTGCAAATTCAGTGAGTTTTTAAAGCATTCATAATTCAGTTCTTACCACCTCACAGCTTTAATCATCAGCATAACTGCATTTGATCAGTGGCTCTTCAGTGAATGTCTGTGGAAGAGCAGCATCTAAAACACACTCATGCACCACAATCACGATACTTTGTAATTAATTTCAAACACAATATTTTTCAGACCACTTAATATATTGCAATCCAATTTAAACACAGTAGTATCTGATAAATAAACACCTATCTATGTTGGAAAAGAGTCACCTATCTATGTTGGAAAAGAGTAGTCCGTGTTAAAACATTCTCTAGTGTGTTCATATGTGCTTGAGCTGCTCTGATGGGCTTCAAACAAAGTGCTGAACCACAGTTTCTGAGTCTTTCTTCTTTTTGCATGGAGAGTGAAAGTGTGGTACAGATGCTTATAGCCATGCCGactttaataaaaatgtttttactgtttcAATCGTGTAGATTGCTGGACTTGTGCTGTGTTTCCACCAGATGGCGCTCTTCACATCTCAGAGTTTGAGAGAACACTGTTTTAGAGCAAATGAATCTGGGAAGTTGCAGTACCAGCAGAGACCAGCAGGCGTCTCCACAGCACAGTCACCGTAAACCTGAACATCAGcatctgtgttgaaaaatactgtaaatgtgtTAGTGCTCAGGTGATTGTGTCAGTGCTGGAGTTCTTCTGTCTGTTAGTCTGATTTCTGCTCTACTTTCTTCTTGTTCTTGAATTCTCCAGTTCTCATCTGTAGAAGCTGCTCCCTATACGTTCTTGCCGAAGGCGACCCGTGGGCCTGTGCGCGGCGCTCTGGGCTCGATCCCGTCAGAGATGATCCAGATGGCCGGGGCGTATCTGGCGCCCTCCATCACCACCCGGATCTCCTCGGCGCGGGCCATTTCCTCCAGCTCCGGGGTGGTCTCCGGACACCAGTCCACCATGAATTTGTCTCTGGCCTCGCACATGTTGATGGGCACCTCCTCCGGCTGCTCGCCCAACACATAGTCTGCAGAGAGACGTGGAGGAATGAATGATTACTGTCACAAACCTGCTCTTTTTAAGACGGTGATGATGGAGTGATTGAGTTAGTCATCGTTAAACAACCCATTCAAGAatgacatttctgagaaagaactGGTCACTGGCTTCATGAGATCAAATCgttaaagattttttattcaaacACATAGAGGCGTGTAAACATTCAGACGTCTGCGTCTCTGATAATCAATACTTATTAATAGctgctttttttattatagtaagtGGGGTGTCACTAAATTTGAGGAGAAATTTAGTTTAGAAAGCCTTTCCTAGGTTAGACTTTTTGAAGCAGTAGGTGAGGACAGAGAGCATCAGTGATGTTTAACCGCATCTCTCACCGGCTACATCGTGTATCAGGTCTTTGATGAGGTGGCCGATGATGGCGTAGAGCGTCGCCACTATGATGATGGAGGCCAGGATGATGTAGAAGATGTGGATGGGCAGATGGATGGCGTCTCGAGCCGGTGGGATGTAGCTCCTGAAGAAAACTTCCTCCTCACCAGAGGGGGGCAGCAAAGGAGGCTCATGCGGTCCGGCCATCATGCTCTTATCCAGAACTTCAACATATTCTTACAGTTAACATTAACGCAAGAACAACTGACCCTAACTATAACTATAACCTAATCCTGCTATTCAATGATCATTGAGCTGATCACACACACAGATTATTTCAGAGAAACTCTGGACAGTCGTAATATATCCTGATAGTTTCACAGCACAGTATTCCGCTGAGCTCAAAACACTCACTGTGTTCTGCTTTTGTAATGCCAATATTTATCAGGTGCTGTTATGTAATTCTGTTCAACAAAGCACCTCAAACACACTATAAACACGTCGTAAGCTTCTGAAAGTGTGGATCTGTAGCTCAATACGTACGGTCCAGATGAGAGTCTGTTCACAGGCCGTGATGAAGGTCAGACGTCATCCTTCTGGAGAAAACATAACGTTCGTGTCTTTCCTTTCCTCTGAAACTCCAGCAGTGAATGAAGAATAAAGGACGGAGGTTGAATCGCATGTGCGGCGCTGCGATTGGCCGAGACGCTCAAGGTCGAAGGCTTTATCGGCAGATATTATCCAGCTTTGAGACGGCTTACAGACTAGTTATGGTTAGGGTTAATCGTGAGCTGAGTACACaacaactttattaataaaagaTAAACCTCTTGAATGATGTTCTAGCGTGTGTTACACCTAATACAACAATGTAAATGTCTGAACAGCAGATCGATTAAACCACTACATAATAAACATAGATAATGAAACTAGGTCAGCATTAGTTTAGTGTGATGTATTTCATTCTTCTGATGGCTGGCTCTCGACGGCCTCATGTGTTTCTGCTGCGCTGTTTTAGAGCTGAACATCTCACACGTTTCAGTCCTTACTGACCCAGACAGGCATTAGAATAATCTAGTAGCTCATAAAGATGAATCAGACACAACGAGCTGTTGGTTCCTAATGAGGAGAAGCTTTAATTCTAGATCTCATTTGCATGGTTATGCcttctgttttatatatatacacagtgccAAAATATGAAACATCCCAGAAGTCATTTTAATGGCATCACAGAATACAGCATTGGCGTTGATGACATCACAACGATCACATGACCACGCcctattttcatatttaaagactGTTATCTACACTTCAGCAGCAAAAACAGCATCTGGTCTGATAAAAACGTGATAAAGACAACGTGAAAACATTAACGCCAGAATAAAGACAGCTGGCACAGACTGAATGTGGACTCATAGTGACGTGACGTAATGAAGGCCGGATCCTGTGAGACGATGACGCTCGCTGGTGTTGAATCCCGGCAGCAGACCGGCTCGCTCTTCCTCCGCGCGAACCGGCTCCTCTTCACCGCCGCTCTCGGCATCACCGACTTCAGATTTAGGCCCAAAGACCCAGTCTGAGGACAGACGATGAAAACCATTCAGTTCATGGAGGAACAGTAATGAAAACATGGGCCTCAACACATCCTGCTTGATCATAAGACACTCACTTACTGCCCTATTCCAGCTATGAGCTCAGGAACATAGATATACATCTATATCAGCTAAATATCAATCActtatattaaatgtttaaatatttactCTTAAATACTTAATAACAAGTAATTCCCTTCATATCAATCTTTGATTATTGTGTGATCATTAGTTTGTGTGGAAACACGTTCATGCAGCAGCTGTTTACTCAAATAATGGCAAAAAAATGACAaatgattctaaaaatccacAGGACACATGGAACTCAGTGCAGATGTGCAATAACGGCAGCACTTCCTCTCACTTCACAGACGTGATCTTAGCGTGTAAAGAGCTGTGTGTTTTCCTGAGCGTGAATGTTTGCAgttttttttgtaatagttgtgttAGAGCTCATCAgtcgtcctcagtgtggaaagatggaccTCAGTCACTGTTGTGAAGAGCTCAAATGTGTAGAAGATGCTGGAAAAGCAGAGGAGGATTTTCCTGAAACTTCTAACAGCTTAATGATCAGAAAAacagagactcatgaacaaccatctcAAAACACACCAACAGGAACATAAAGACCGTCAGAAGAACCAAGAGGATGGAAACGTGGACTATGTGTTGATATCTGTAATGTGAAAGAGCTTCATTAGGACAGGACTAAATGACAGTACCTGCTGTGTACATAAGATGACCCAGACTGACAGTCAGAAAGAAGCTGATGCACATCTGAGTCTGAACCCAAATGAAACATAAAGTATCGCAACAGACGTTCAACAAAACAAAGGCACACACGAGAAAACAGCAGAAACACGACACAACAGCAGGGACGCGAGAGAACGACGCGACAGCACACGCGACCGCCGACGGTACCTGCCAGATCACGAAGCAGGTCATCGATCAGGTGACCCACAATCGCGTATGTGGCCACGACGACCAGCACCAGACCCGCAGCGACGTACAGCACATGCGGCGGCACAGAGATGGAGTCTCGCGCGGGAGGCCTGTACTCCACGAACGGAGACGCGTCTGACTGCAGCGAACGCTGGGAACCCACGGCCCTCGAGAGCCTTTCTTCTGTCGAACCAGACGAGGAGGAAAGGAAAGAGTCCATGTCGGCCGACGCCGTGCGTCCCGGAGCGGATGTGATTGAATTCTCAACGTTTAACGCTCCTGATAACCAACAAATCTGCTGTTCGGAAAatgagaacgagagagagagagacatataGGACAGCGCACTTAATTACAGCTCACCACAGAAAGTAATAAAGAAGATAAAGAAGATTGTAAAGTTTTCTAATAACAAACAATATCTGCCTGGATTAAAGGGGAATGATTGAGCCGCAGAGAACCAGAAGAAGATTAAGCCTGTTTTAATCAAATCCTGAATCCACCAGCGTGTGTTCCAGCAGACCGAAAATTCCCAAGATTAGGAGAACAACATTCCCATCTAATCCACTAAATGAGAGAATAATGGGAACGACCAAAAACAAACCTGAAGCGTGTCATTTGTGCACCACCAGCGTCACCCGACAGATTTTAGAAACTTAAACGCAGTTCTTACTTTGACACTTAATTTCTTTGAGCACGTGATCTAAGACTAAACTCTTCATGCTACTGAGCCGCGCCGCTCTGTCTACTCTGAGGGATGAACTTCATCTGGATCCTCTGAATTTAACCTCATGAGCTCATGTATGAGAAACGTCCATTCCACGATGGTGATGACGGTGTTGAACACGACGATCGCGATCATGAGCGGGTGCAGCATACTGGGCTCAGACTGGTGTCTTCTAACACGGCGCTGGAGTGAATCTGTGCGATATGTTGTTCTACTATAATCCACTGATCGTCTTTGCAAACGCTGTCATATGTATCTCCAAAACTAATCCAACAGTTTATATAATAAGCTTTCTGCACAGATCCCATAATGCACTTCTTCCAAACCCCTCCTGGACCCCCAGCACTGTCCAGTCTGTCTGTCCCGCTTATCGGACACAACGAGTCTCTATAATGAGCTGATGAGATTGAGATGGATCAGGAGTTAGATACAGGTCCGCTCTGATCCAGGAGAAATACACATGCTTCATCAGTTGTTTCATTTCTTCTCTCAGACACAATAATATGACACGACCAGCAACTCTTTCCGGTTTACCCTTACACCACCATTCGTGTCTCTGTAACAAACATTATTCGACCTTTTATTTTAGTGTGACGCAAAgaaattaatttgtgttttagTAGAGAATTTGCACATCCCCATTCCTCATAAAACATGCCTCATGTATTTGAGAAAATACTAAAGTACTGACTGTAATAACGCATCCTCAACCTCAGTCTTTATGAATATAACCAttgcacaaaacatgttttaaagaGATGGGTTAAAAAGATTTTCCTCCGATTATAACGTAATGATAAGGTTGGATCGTGATATCTGAATCGGTGCGGCACATGTTTGATGACTGCTGATCTGAATATTCATGTAGTGGTCCATCATAGTGGCCCAGCCCTGATTTCCAGTTCAACAGAAACTTCAAACGtcaaattaaatgattaaaaaagggCATTGTTTCCTACTGGATGTGTTATTTCCTAAAGAAATATCTGATCTAAAGAGTTTAAATCTCTCCATATAGTAATGATCATGTAAGTGAAGGACAGTAGTCATACACAGACTGCTTTACTCTTACCTGTAAATGAACAAGCACTCCATAATGTTGCAGAATAAactgggcaaaaatcttacaaatAAAGGGAAGGACCCTCTGTAGCTGCGGTCGCTGATCCAGAGAAGACGTTCTACGAAGCCGTGTGCGAACTAACCAGAGCTGCGTGAGATCTACATGCGGACGGACTCTACGCCGGAGACACGGATGCTGCGGCCTCCTCTGTTTCTGCCTCTTTGAAGAAGACCTCCGACATCAAGAAGGTCCAGAAGATGATGGACATGGACGTGTTGACGACCACCATGAAGATCATGAGCGGATGCAACATGCTGCCGTCTGCGGATAACCTTTCGCCGAGGTCGCGGCGATGAACGGGAGCGTGTGACGAGGGTCAGTCTCTCCTGAGACGCAGATAATCCGGCTTGAGCGAGACGCCGCTGTGATGAGAGCGAACACGTTTGCTGAGGGACAGAGAGAGCTTCAATATTCACCCTAACCGCATATAAACCCAGCAGGACAAACCATCACTATACTCCCGTACATCTCATCTACAGTCCTTTATCTTCAACAACTTCAAATGACCCTTATCCCTTCTTCCCTTATAATCCCCAGTATAATCTTCTGCTTATTCTTAATCTAAACCCTCACAAACACAGATGGCATGTTATGATGAACACGATCACAGCATGCAtcataacaaaaataaagaagATATTAGGAAGAACGATAGAAACCAAAACAgcattggaccccattgacttttattGTTTGGACAAAAACATGACACACATTACTGTACATTACAGAGAATATGATCATAATAAGAGATGTTCACGTTTAATGATTTAAACGATcgttatgaatgaatgaatgaatgaatattagAACACATCCGTACAGCATATAAAACAGATAAATCCCAGTACAATGATGCGACGGTCACAGTCTACACAAAGAAGTTTTTCACGCGTCTGTATCTTCAGCAACGTTACTTTTTTATCAGCTGCTGACGTATGAAATCAGTTGTGCTCAGGTGTAGAGGATCACTTTCACTAGTAATATCATCCACTAACCCTGCTCCTGGAGCCCAGCACTGTGTGTTTCTCATGTCTGTTTGTCTGACGCACTCATTCCAGATCTCTGAGTCTCTCCtgatgagctgatgatctgaatcaggcgtgtttgattaaggagacgctgacccacaaacacacactgacGACTGTCTTCATCAGCAGCAGCTCACAGCCAACaaacctctgtgtgtgtgtgtctttctcTACCGTAAATGACTCTGGCTGTGATGATGTGCATCTAATGGATGACATTCAGACGTTTACGTGGAGCAGATGAGCCGCTGCACAATATAGAGAAGAAGAACAGCGAGAGCATTTGTTCCGTCTCGTCTCAAGTACGGCACACGTGTCGCGCGTCACCTCAACAGGCTAACGTCCTCTGCTGGTTCTCCTGCTGCAGGAAGTAGTCGCAGAACAGCGCTCTGACTTCCTCTCCGTCCCGGTCGTCGGCAGACGGAGACACCTCGTCCGCGGGCTGAGGGCTCTCCTCGTGCCGCACCGCCTCCTCCCATCGCTCGTCGAACTCGTCGCCGTGAACCTCGCAGACGTTGTGCAGGACGCAGCAGGCCAGGATCATGGTGGGAACCACGTCCATGCGGCAGTCGTTGCGCTTCAGAAGGCACTGCCAGCGCGCCCGCAGCCGCAGGAAGGCCTCGTCCACCACGCCGCGCGCCCGCTCCAGCTTACGGTTGAAGGCCCTCTGTCCGGCCGTCAGCTCGCTGGACTCGGGGTAGCTCTTCAGCAGCCAGCTCTTCAGCGGGTATCCGGCGTCGCCCAGCATCAGGTAGCCCAGCGGACGGCCCATGAAGTCCAGCGGCGGGTCGTGCAGCAGGAAGCCGCCGTCGCAGCCGCGCGCCCACAGGGTGGAGTTCTGCAGGATGGCGGAGTGTTCGGTGCTGCCCGGGAACCCGGCGCACACGTCCCAGAACTGGCCCAGACCGTTGACGGCGCCCTGCGTGACGACCGACAGCCAGCCGCGGCTGTTCCAGTAGTTGTCGGTGTTGCTGGAGGGCGCGATGATGGGCACGTGGAGGCTGCCGACCGCACCGGCGCAGTGAGGGAAACCCCAGCGGGTGGCGAAGAGGCGGGCGGCGTCCTCCAGCTCGTGTTCGCTGGGCGTGCGCAGGTACAGCGGCCGCAGGAGCAGCACGATGGCGTGACACACGTCCCGCACGCACTTGCACACGGTGGAGCGGCCCACGCCGAACAGGGTGCTGATGGTGCGGTACTCCACGTTAGACGCCAGACGCCACAGCGCCACGGCCACGCGTTTCTCCAGCGGCAGCGCCGGGCGGAGCCGAGTGTCCTGGCGGTTGAGGCGCGGCTTCAGTTTGCCGCAGAGGAGGAAGAACGTCTCTTTGGTCATGCGGAACTTCTCCAGCCAATCGGAGGGCTGGAACTCCCTCATGACCACACGCTCCCACCAATCGGTGCTCTCGATGTTGCTCCAGACCCGCGTGGGACGCGCCGGCAGGTCAGCGGTCGGACGAGACGTCTGAGCGATCATCATCTAGGAGATGAAAACAATTACGTTGTAGTTATGAATGTAGAGAACGTCtcaaattatatgaaatattaacTTAGTATGCATGAGCAAAATGAAGTAGTGTCTTCAAAAATGAGGGTTAAACtcaatatataaattttaaactcaatatataaaaaatctgaaGCATGTATAGgtgtataaaaatacagaaataaatggaATACAGAGGATCTTGGCTTCTGAAgtttttttattcaatattttgaGCTCAAGGCTGACTCCATTCAAAAGCAGACACTGCAGAAACTAGACTGAAGGCACTTAGACCTCACCATGATCATCCTCTTGTGCCGCTGGTGAAAGTACTGTCTGTGCGCGACCCGCCGCTGAACTTCTCGTCTGCGTTGCGCGTCCGCGCTGGTGACGTCACGCCGCCGCTTCATCAGCACGTAACTGAGCGTGAACATTAACGAGCGCAGCGTCTCGTCGTTTGCCATGTTTTCGCCTTTATCTTCAGCTCGGAGGTCCAAACGCCGGTGCAGAAGTGCGCTATATTTCACGACGAGCCGCGATCGGTCTAGTTATTCCGCGAACGTGAGGTTATTTCCTCGTTATTAGTCCTGGCTTTGCTCACGCATTCCTCGCTTCTTCTGCTGCAGCTGCTGTGAGGCTCTGCTCATGTGACGTCACGCTGCAGCGCCGCCTGCTGGTCTGACGTCACCACAATCTAACAGTTGCACTTCATCAGCTTCTGTCTGCTCTGTTTTTTTAAGTATCTGTTTATTATTTGATGCATTAAAAAAGTTGCACTTATTCATCTATAAGAACATTGATTGATCATCTCCCTGCTGTGAGACAATGTGCTCCTTGATTCATCagcacattattttaaaaatgacaaactaATGATCAATATATCAATAAttcctgatatatggtattttgagcacttcctgtgtcgatctgcctccttagaatgaatcgcttgttgtatttcccaattgtaagtcgttttggataaaagcatctgctaaatgaataaatgtaaatgtaatgtaaatgtaatataattaagTTGTATTTATTGTAAACAAACTATTTTATGGCGCTATTAAGTCAAATCAGATTATTTGAATTAAAAACCAACACttgattttaacaaaaaatatattattattattattattattattattattattattataagtattattataTTAGCTCAATGCAGTTTTCAATGAAAAACAGTACAATTAATGAATGAGGTATTTGTAAAACATACGGTCAGTGAACACATGTGACCatgaaccacaaaactagtcttgagtagcacaggtatatttatatagctatagccaaacatacattatatgggtcaaaattatctatttttcttttatgccaaaaccattaggatattaagtaaagataatgtttaaatactttgtacattttctaccatagatatatcaaaacttagtttttaaatagaaatatgaattgcttcatttggacaactttaaaggcaattttttcagtatttagatttttctgcaccctcagattctacatttttaaatagttgtatttcagccaaatattgtcctatacttgTTATAGTCATAGTGTcc of Garra rufa chromosome 10, GarRuf1.0, whole genome shotgun sequence contains these proteins:
- the LOC141345026 gene encoding uncharacterized protein, with product MMAGPHEPPLLPPSGEEEVFFRSYIPPARDAIHLPIHIFYIILASIIIVATLYAIIGHLIKDLIHDVADYVLGEQPEEVPINMCEARDKFMVDWCPETTPELEEMARAEEIRVVMEGARYAPAIWIISDGIEPRAPRTGPRVAFGKNV
- the LOC141344766 gene encoding uncharacterized protein, coding for MANDETLRSLMFTLSYVLMKRRRDVTSADAQRRREVQRRVAHRQYFHQRHKRMIMMMIAQTSRPTADLPARPTRVWSNIESTDWWERVVMREFQPSDWLEKFRMTKETFFLLCGKLKPRLNRQDTRLRPALPLEKRVAVALWRLASNVEYRTISTLFGVGRSTVCKCVRDVCHAIVLLLRPLYLRTPSEHELEDAARLFATRWGFPHCAGAVGSLHVPIIAPSSNTDNYWNSRGWLSVVTQGAVNGLGQFWDVCAGFPGSTEHSAILQNSTLWARGCDGGFLLHDPPLDFMGRPLGYLMLGDAGYPLKSWLLKSYPESSELTAGQRAFNRKLERARGVVDEAFLRLRARWQCLLKRNDCRMDVVPTMILACCVLHNVCEVHGDEFDERWEEAVRHEESPQPADEVSPSADDRDGEEVRALFCDYFLQQENQQRTLAC